A stretch of the Bacteroidota bacterium genome encodes the following:
- a CDS encoding OadG family protein — translation MNIFTAIGIIFLSTFVISFLVAGLIRLISLAINFTRIQKEKSQDVHEDLAVVQSEASGQESDLEIVAAIGLAIHQYLEEMHDYERTVMTIQKVVKPYSPWSSKIYGLRQNPKGR, via the coding sequence ATGAATATATTTACAGCGATTGGAATAATATTCCTTTCCACCTTCGTTATATCCTTCCTTGTAGCAGGTCTAATAAGGCTCATTTCCCTGGCAATAAACTTCACACGAATTCAAAAAGAAAAATCACAGGATGTCCATGAGGATCTTGCTGTGGTCCAGTCTGAAGCCTCAGGTCAGGAGAGTGATCTCGAAATAGTTGCAGCTATCGGGTTGGCGATACATCAGTATCTTGAAGAAATGCATGATTACGAAAGAACGGTCATGACCATTCAAAAAGTAGTGAAACCGTACTCTCCCTGGAGTTCGAAAATTTATGGCTTAAGACAAAATCCGAAAGGGAGGTAA
- a CDS encoding sodium ion-translocating decarboxylase subunit beta codes for MLQEIFPGISTLFTSDLTISIGRICLMLLGLLLVYLGKKGVLEPLLMIPMGIGMAAVNAGVLIMGPGKTGNLFLDPMVSDPKQLIDILQIDFLQPIYTLTFSNGLIACFVFMGIGVLLDVGFLLARPFLSMFLAVCAELGTFLTVPVAMAMGLDVKDAASVAMIGGADGPMVLFTALKLSPKLFVAITVVAYLYLGLTYGGYPYLIKLLVPKKLRAIKMPPKKKIRQISASEKLYFAVIACTILCLLFPVAAPLFLSLFVGVAVREAGLKHIVDFIAGPLLYGSTFLLGLLLGVLCDASLILDPQILTLLVLGIVALILSAVGGLMGGYIMYFITGGKFNPVIGIAGVSCVPTTAKVAQKSVHEANPQSIILPEAIGTNISGVITSAIIAGLYITLIPIFFK; via the coding sequence ATCTTACAGGAGATATTCCCCGGAATATCTACATTGTTTACTTCCGACCTGACAATTTCGATCGGAAGAATTTGCTTAATGTTACTCGGTTTGTTGCTTGTCTATCTCGGTAAAAAGGGGGTACTTGAACCACTTCTTATGATACCAATGGGCATAGGCATGGCAGCGGTAAACGCAGGTGTGCTGATAATGGGACCCGGAAAAACAGGCAATCTTTTCCTTGATCCGATGGTCTCAGACCCGAAACAGTTGATTGATATCCTTCAGATTGACTTTTTGCAGCCGATTTATACTTTGACTTTTAGCAACGGTCTTATCGCCTGTTTTGTTTTTATGGGAATAGGTGTTCTGCTCGATGTTGGATTTCTTCTCGCAAGACCTTTCCTGAGTATGTTTCTCGCAGTTTGTGCGGAACTGGGCACATTCCTCACAGTACCTGTTGCTATGGCGATGGGACTTGATGTGAAGGATGCTGCCTCTGTTGCAATGATTGGTGGTGCGGATGGTCCCATGGTGCTCTTTACGGCGCTCAAATTATCACCAAAACTTTTTGTCGCAATCACAGTTGTGGCATATCTCTACCTGGGTTTGACTTATGGAGGTTATCCCTACCTGATCAAGTTACTGGTACCGAAAAAGCTCAGGGCGATAAAGATGCCGCCCAAGAAAAAGATCAGGCAGATTTCAGCTTCGGAAAAACTTTACTTTGCTGTAATTGCCTGTACAATTTTGTGTCTCCTTTTCCCTGTCGCAGCTCCATTGTTCCTTTCGTTGTTCGTGGGTGTCGCTGTCAGGGAAGCAGGGCTGAAGCATATTGTTGATTTCATTGCCGGACCCCTGCTTTACGGATCAACCTTTCTTCTGGGACTTTTGCTTGGAGTTCTTTGTGATGCATCATTGATTCTTGACCCCCAGATTCTGACCCTTCTGGTTTTGGGCATAGTTGCACTGATTCTTTCAGCAGTTGGTGGACTGATGGGCGGGTACATAATGTATTTTATCACGGGAGGAAAATTCAATCCTGTGATTGGAATTGCAGGTGTGAGTTGTGTACCAACGACAGCAAAAGTTGCGCAAAAATCTGTCCATGAGGCAAATCCGCAATCGATAATTTTACCCGAAGCCATTGGTACAAACATCAGCGGAGTGATAACCTCAGCAATTATTGCAGGTCTCTACATCACATTGATTCCGATCTTTTTCAAATAG